A region from the Nostoc sp. HK-01 genome encodes:
- a CDS encoding superfamily I DNA and RNA helicases and helicase subunits-like protein yields MNVASKVDAILNAWLDYINLDEYSKARVETNSDKVRQRGVKLVRDHLLIDQATFSELQQKVKQRQNTLQEAVWVLSFPQVLDVEKGKSYLCPLFSLDVTSILKGEYQAQGWNLDSLILIEAGDNLATFLGLDDEQREKLITQDGLRSFLEITFKLTFDSYQNWMEQVVIPRRSREQIQRQPYLFEFTGATYNYNLRQDLKEIKSGSKNCSKGHPAFEYLFGEPKPAKEEVIYMGAFPTHAPTNSQSTALKHTQSEPITAVQGPPGSGKTTLILHVIAQQVVKRALSLIEIGQDINNLTVVSSTNNKAVDNVIEKLDEFFQAELFYLKGGNKDNIESANGAIAKLRQAIDFLQKNQFDEQLNNLLKQKIQQIKEELLAEESRYLKLSKQWDLDRQRHKHLSQQIQTLQQDLDEILSTLIPFQQRARDLSQYNQLPIQAYNIIEKHFNKAESLLSKSRLNWWVRFWRWLTGKTEERILRELNLACNSAIAQTSTTIFPIEPPTNRADLIQKAGLVRERINEAGELKNVQKRLEEKYKDRDQINQQMEDAFKEFQLLEISLANPPENFYTSFHQKFHDKHKDLFKLSREFLIQQALYNKHNIKSTLELYCSILSGERKSKYKVAENLDKHIKNLSLIFPVITCTLLSIRKMIPWIEECVDRTIIDEAGMIDQHKAFPLLVRSRKAIIVGDPLQIEPIITLSDQRREDYRQTAFINRGLTDIDYHRYSPEEEYSATAYHRAAGATGEGEDKGKGIVLREHYRCQSSIIQYCNAIADYDLEIKTEPVNSLVESHLIAYDVEGNIRNNVNEEEVNAVCEIIEHLVKQGYSVKDIGVISPFKVHATALREQLRKKFSQLESKSVGTVHTFQGSEKKVIILSTKVCQPQDNVYWINKRPNLLNVAVSRAKELFILVGNLYTLEKGNRSRQLVEHIREYGVVLEYKSAAEIPKAEPGTIPVYDCDHLRIFREAIDQAEEELIIITPWIRGSESKLFGKEVVSVLERGVKVTVVYGNKGNEENDNNDPTIENKLRHLFSQYPGSRLIRLGEGKHIESRGTNERILVRDTKLAIIGTWNWLSHPYRSQCGRTSLNIKPQIRQETSVQFSDLSSIESIKAKIYQLISQ; encoded by the coding sequence TTGAACGTAGCTAGTAAGGTAGATGCTATTCTCAACGCTTGGTTAGACTACATTAATTTAGATGAATACAGTAAAGCCAGGGTTGAAACCAACAGCGATAAAGTCAGACAGCGTGGTGTAAAGCTAGTACGTGACCATTTATTAATTGATCAAGCCACGTTTTCAGAATTACAGCAAAAAGTTAAGCAAAGGCAAAATACTCTACAAGAGGCAGTATGGGTTTTATCCTTTCCCCAAGTTTTAGATGTAGAAAAGGGAAAATCTTATCTTTGCCCTCTGTTTAGCTTAGACGTTACATCTATCCTCAAGGGGGAGTATCAAGCACAAGGGTGGAACTTAGATAGCTTAATACTGATAGAAGCTGGAGACAACTTAGCCACCTTTCTCGGATTGGATGATGAACAGCGTGAAAAATTGATTACTCAAGATGGGCTACGAAGTTTTCTGGAAATAACTTTTAAGCTAACATTTGATAGCTATCAGAATTGGATGGAACAGGTTGTTATTCCCCGTCGCTCTCGTGAACAAATTCAACGTCAGCCTTATTTATTTGAGTTTACAGGGGCTACATATAATTATAATCTCCGGCAAGACTTAAAAGAGATTAAATCAGGCTCGAAAAATTGCTCCAAAGGACATCCTGCTTTTGAATACTTGTTTGGTGAACCTAAGCCTGCAAAAGAAGAAGTTATCTACATGGGAGCTTTCCCAACTCACGCACCGACTAATTCACAATCAACAGCACTCAAACACACTCAAAGTGAACCGATAACAGCTGTACAAGGCCCACCTGGTTCGGGTAAAACTACTCTGATTCTTCATGTTATTGCTCAACAGGTAGTTAAACGCGCACTCAGTTTAATTGAAATTGGTCAGGATATCAATAACCTAACGGTAGTTAGTAGCACGAATAATAAAGCAGTTGATAACGTCATTGAAAAGCTAGATGAATTTTTTCAAGCTGAGTTATTTTATCTCAAAGGTGGAAACAAAGATAATATTGAATCAGCTAATGGAGCTATTGCAAAATTACGGCAAGCTATTGATTTTTTGCAAAAGAATCAATTTGATGAGCAACTAAATAATTTATTAAAACAAAAAATTCAACAAATTAAAGAGGAATTGTTAGCAGAAGAGTCTAGATATTTAAAGTTAAGCAAACAGTGGGATTTAGATAGACAAAGACATAAACATCTTTCACAACAGATACAAACGCTGCAACAGGATTTAGACGAAATTCTCTCAACCTTAATTCCTTTTCAGCAACGAGCCAGAGATTTATCCCAGTACAATCAACTACCAATACAAGCATATAACATCATAGAAAAGCATTTTAATAAGGCTGAATCACTTCTATCTAAAAGCAGATTAAATTGGTGGGTTCGCTTTTGGCGTTGGTTGACTGGGAAAACGGAAGAACGTATTTTACGTGAGTTAAACTTAGCTTGTAACTCAGCCATAGCACAAACATCTACAACTATTTTCCCTATAGAACCACCTACCAATCGCGCTGATTTAATTCAAAAAGCAGGCTTAGTTAGAGAAAGAATAAATGAAGCAGGTGAGTTAAAAAATGTACAAAAAAGATTAGAGGAAAAATATAAAGACAGAGACCAGATAAATCAGCAGATGGAAGACGCTTTTAAGGAATTCCAGTTATTAGAGATTAGCTTGGCTAATCCACCAGAAAATTTTTATACCTCATTTCACCAGAAATTTCATGACAAGCACAAAGACCTATTTAAGCTATCGCGTGAGTTTCTTATTCAACAAGCACTCTACAACAAACACAACATTAAATCAACTCTAGAACTTTATTGTAGTATTCTTTCAGGAGAGCGGAAATCGAAATATAAGGTTGCAGAAAACCTAGATAAGCATATTAAAAATCTCAGCCTGATTTTTCCGGTAATCACTTGCACATTGCTTTCAATTCGCAAAATGATTCCTTGGATTGAGGAATGTGTTGACCGCACAATCATAGACGAAGCGGGAATGATTGACCAGCATAAGGCTTTTCCGTTATTAGTGCGATCGCGTAAAGCTATCATTGTTGGTGATCCTCTACAAATTGAACCTATTATTACTTTGAGCGATCAAAGACGCGAAGATTATCGTCAAACAGCGTTTATTAATAGAGGATTAACAGACATTGATTACCATCGTTATAGTCCAGAAGAAGAGTATAGTGCTACAGCTTATCACCGCGCTGCTGGAGCAACTGGAGAAGGCGAAGATAAAGGTAAAGGAATTGTTTTGAGAGAACATTACCGTTGTCAGTCTAGTATTATTCAATATTGCAATGCTATTGCTGACTATGATTTAGAAATCAAAACAGAACCAGTCAATTCTTTAGTAGAGTCGCACTTAATTGCTTATGATGTTGAAGGTAATATCCGCAATAATGTTAATGAGGAAGAAGTTAATGCTGTATGTGAGATAATTGAGCATTTAGTTAAACAAGGTTACTCAGTAAAAGATATAGGCGTTATTTCACCTTTTAAAGTTCATGCTACTGCGCTGAGAGAACAATTAAGAAAAAAATTTTCTCAATTAGAATCAAAATCTGTTGGCACAGTTCACACTTTTCAAGGTTCGGAGAAAAAAGTAATTATTCTATCCACAAAAGTATGTCAACCACAAGATAATGTTTACTGGATTAACAAACGACCAAATCTTTTAAATGTTGCTGTATCAAGAGCTAAAGAATTATTTATTTTAGTTGGTAATCTTTATACATTAGAAAAAGGAAACCGGAGTCGGCAACTTGTTGAACATATTCGAGAGTATGGAGTTGTATTAGAGTATAAATCAGCAGCAGAAATTCCTAAAGCAGAACCTGGTACTATTCCAGTTTATGATTGCGATCATTTAAGAATTTTTAGAGAAGCTATCGACCAAGCAGAGGAAGAATTGATAATTATCACGCCTTGGATTAGGGGAAGTGAATCAAAACTGTTTGGTAAAGAGGTTGTTTCAGTTTTAGAAAGAGGAGTTAAAGTAACAGTAGTTTACGGAAATAAAGGTAACGAGGAGAATGATAATAATGATCCCACAATTGAGAATAAGCTGAGACATTTATTCTCACAATATCCAGGTTCACGATTGATTCGCTTAGGAGAAGGAAAACATATAGAAAGTAGAGGAACAAATGAAAGAATTTTGGTACGTGATACGAAACTGGCTATTATAGGAACTTGGAATTGGCTTTCTCACCCTTACAGATCGCAATGTGGCAGGACATCGTTAAATATTAAACCTCAAATTCGCCAAGAAACAAGTGTACAATTTTCTGATTTATCGTCTATTGAGAGTATAAAAGCAAAAATTTATCAATTAATTTCACAATAG
- a CDS encoding peptidase S15, with protein sequence MYKVLPKQTASMYTRDGVRLDADIYRPDAAENFPVLLMRQPYGRAIASTVVYAHPRWYAAHGYIVVIQDVRGRGTSAGEFKLFAHEIADGEDSIYWAAHLPGSNGKVGMYGFSYQGMTQLYAAAAKPSALKTICPAMIGYDLYTDWAYEGGTFCLQTNIAWAIQLATETARLCNNQSAYQALLTAARNLPVNNPEILQQLAPESFYHEWAAHTQPDTYWEELSPKRHLQAVDLPMFHIGGWFDTYLRGTLNLYKDIAARSITAQHLLVGPWAHLPWGRKVGEVDFGAKAASPVDRMQIRWFDQFLKDIDTGLLQESSICLFEMGSNIWRTFPSLNTANQKSYFLSTTGLASIREDSGILSNASPLKSGNPPTRLAPQHPAPSTQDVLVHDPWRPAPSLGGHAGLPAGVFERSHLDCRSDVLTYTTQPLTEDLHLLGDVVVEIDCSADQPSYDLSAVLSQVQPDGKVYNLTQGYIHCPPTTAVPMKIQLQTTCVRIAKGNALRLSLSAACFPAYAMNSGNGAVLNSDDLRNAQVITLTVNCGGDRNSQILLPII encoded by the coding sequence ATGTACAAAGTCCTGCCTAAACAAACTGCATCTATGTATACCCGCGATGGTGTGAGACTAGATGCAGATATCTATCGCCCTGATGCAGCAGAGAATTTTCCGGTATTATTAATGCGACAACCTTATGGGAGAGCGATCGCCTCTACTGTTGTTTATGCTCATCCCCGTTGGTATGCTGCCCACGGTTATATTGTTGTGATTCAAGATGTCCGTGGACGAGGTACTTCCGCTGGAGAATTTAAGTTATTTGCTCATGAAATTGCTGATGGTGAAGATAGCATTTATTGGGCAGCACATTTACCTGGGAGTAATGGCAAAGTCGGGATGTATGGTTTTTCCTATCAGGGAATGACGCAACTCTACGCTGCTGCGGCTAAACCCAGCGCTTTAAAAACGATTTGTCCGGCGATGATTGGTTATGATTTGTATACAGATTGGGCTTATGAAGGTGGCACATTCTGTCTGCAAACTAATATTGCTTGGGCGATTCAATTAGCTACAGAAACGGCACGTCTATGCAATAATCAATCAGCTTATCAAGCTTTGTTGACTGCGGCGCGTAATTTGCCTGTAAATAATCCCGAAATTCTGCAACAACTTGCCCCTGAGTCGTTTTATCATGAATGGGCAGCGCATACCCAACCAGATACTTATTGGGAAGAACTTTCTCCCAAGCGCCACTTGCAAGCTGTTGATTTGCCAATGTTTCATATTGGGGGATGGTTTGATACTTACCTGCGTGGCACGTTGAATTTATACAAAGATATCGCAGCGCGGAGCATCACAGCCCAACATTTATTAGTCGGGCCTTGGGCGCATTTACCTTGGGGTCGGAAAGTTGGTGAAGTAGACTTTGGGGCGAAAGCGGCTAGTCCTGTAGATAGAATGCAAATTCGCTGGTTTGATCAGTTTTTGAAAGATATAGATACAGGCTTATTGCAGGAATCTTCGATTTGCCTGTTTGAAATGGGAAGTAATATTTGGCGGACTTTCCCCAGTTTAAATACAGCTAACCAGAAATCTTATTTTCTGTCAACCACAGGACTTGCCAGCATCCGCGAAGACTCAGGAATACTCAGCAACGCCAGTCCGCTCAAGTCGGGAAACCCGCCCACGCGGCTGGCTCCTCAGCACCCAGCACCCAGCACTCAGGACGTTTTAGTCCACGACCCTTGGCGACCAGCACCATCTTTAGGTGGTCATGCTGGATTACCAGCGGGTGTATTTGAGCGATCGCATCTTGATTGCCGTTCAGATGTGTTAACTTATACTACTCAACCTCTTACAGAAGACCTGCATTTATTAGGAGATGTAGTAGTAGAAATTGATTGCAGTGCCGATCAACCTAGTTATGATTTATCTGCGGTATTATCACAAGTGCAGCCTGATGGCAAAGTATATAATTTGACTCAAGGGTATATACATTGTCCACCAACAACTGCTGTCCCGATGAAGATTCAACTGCAAACAACTTGTGTACGCATTGCCAAAGGTAACGCCTTACGTTTGAGTTTAAGTGCGGCATGTTTTCCTGCCTACGCCATGAATTCTGGTAATGGCGCAGTGCTAAATAGTGATGATTTACGCAATGCTCAGGTTATCACACTGACAGTAAATTGTGGTGGCGATCGCAATTCTCAAATTTTACTCCCAATAATTTAA
- a CDS encoding acyl-phosphate glycerol-3-phosphate acyltransferase codes for MAIWLSLCGAILVVAYLLGSFPTGYIAVKQLKGIDIRAVGSGSTGATNVLRTLGKVPGAFVLGIDCLKGVLAIALVYALFNYAATSEFIPANLDLKLWQPWMVTLVGLAAILGHSKSIFLGFTGGKSVATSLGILLAMSWQVGLATLGVFAVVVAISRIVSLSSITGAIAVSIFMAVFHQPLPYILFGIVGGFYVIIRHRSNIERLLAGTESKIGQKVVTEVEKTEQTV; via the coding sequence ATGGCTATTTGGTTAAGTTTGTGTGGAGCTATTTTGGTAGTAGCTTACTTGCTGGGTTCTTTTCCCACTGGCTATATTGCTGTTAAACAGTTAAAAGGTATTGATATTCGGGCAGTGGGTTCAGGTTCAACTGGCGCGACTAATGTACTAAGAACCTTGGGTAAAGTTCCGGGAGCCTTCGTTTTAGGGATTGATTGTTTGAAAGGAGTATTAGCGATCGCCCTAGTTTATGCTTTATTTAACTATGCTGCGACTTCAGAATTTATCCCTGCAAATTTAGATTTGAAATTATGGCAACCCTGGATGGTAACTTTAGTTGGGTTAGCTGCCATTTTAGGACACAGTAAATCAATTTTTCTCGGCTTTACAGGTGGTAAATCTGTGGCTACTAGTTTAGGAATATTATTGGCGATGAGTTGGCAAGTTGGTTTAGCAACTTTGGGAGTATTTGCCGTTGTTGTGGCTATTTCCAGAATTGTATCGTTGAGTTCGATTACTGGTGCGATCGCTGTTTCGATTTTCATGGCTGTTTTTCACCAACCATTACCCTATATTTTGTTTGGGATTGTGGGGGGATTTTATGTAATTATCCGCCACCGCAGTAATATAGAGCGCCTTTTAGCTGGTACTGAATCAAAAATTGGCCAGAAAGTAGTTACAGAAGTCGAAAAAACAGAACAGACTGTTTAA
- a CDS encoding multi-sensor hybrid histidine kinase, with amino-acid sequence MYDQSIKIVLIDDQPEDLNFLSQLLEGQNYQVEKFTVAKLAIDAVRETLPNLILLDVLMPEMNGYAVCQYLKAYKQTQNIPIIFLSPIETLQDKEKFFKLQAVDYITKPLCAPEILIRVQNCIHLQGQKKPALSYFQQQPLALTPKEDKSTEQTLKLLNIKLRNHSLVLTELAKNQILYQGDIKAAFGEITEAATKNLEIERASIWLYKQNATFIECIDLFEQSRHQHSEGRTLAVVDYPIYFQALQQEEVIAVENVHTDPRTKEFSQTYSALNIISILAIPIRLAGKTVGVLCLEMVGVLREWTLEDQNFARSLTNLASLVLEARERQRAETARRASEAKLASAFKASPDPIILCTLPEIRYIEVNDSFCRLFGYARHQVIGHTDQELQIWANCQESIFLTQILQQTKSLRNYEVDFRTANEEIKTMLFSAEIIEIDGQKYVLGTAKDITERKQAENESRLLLLTSQAITRAVDVNSALKVVLRLICHSINWDFGEAWLPNDDGTVLEHSLVWHGEDIRLEQFSLVSQTVKFVLGEGLPGRIWETKQPEWIENVSAAEQPVFLRSPQAAKVGLKAAFGVPILADGEVLAVLVFFKRSAALIDKRLLMLVGAVATQLGSLIQRKMIEAAHRQSEERLQLALEASDLGLWDWNLSTGEIYSDLQWKKMLGYEENGVTNVSQVFEQYIHPEDLATVTTALEAHFQGVSAVYEVECRMGCANGEWKWIQSRGKIVECDDWGQPLRMIGTHKDITERKTLERELALREARLNAFFSSVPVGMNILDKQLRYVQINQVLAEIHNLSQAEHIGKTIYEVIPQIAPLVAAFYKHVLLTGERILNVEICTPKPKQPETLGYFLASYFPIPGEDNCISGVGTVVVDISDRKLAELALQASQLRYQTLAETSPVGIYHTDKFGNCVYLNQRWCEITGLNQSEAMGTGWAKALHPDDRDRVFATWYEATAAKSLYKCEHRFLRPDGTSVWVICQAIPEIDENGEITGHIGTITDITESKLAEAALRESAEREKAIAQVIQRMRQTLDLNTIFAATTEELRQILNCDRVVVYRFNADWSGEFVSESMNEGWISLMLEQRTDPIVTNNALEDGRCLEKILESAAYPIQDTYLQANQGGVYNQDASFRCVADIYKAEFDSCYIDLLERFQAKAYIIVPIFCGSQLWGLLASYQNSSPRQWKTGEINIVVQIGNHLGVALQQAELLAQTQRQSQALQAAVITADAANKAKSEFLANMSHELRTPLNAILGFTQIMSYDHELSKEHQQNLAIINRAGEHLLNLINDILEMSKIEAGKTTLNISSFNLISLLENLEEMLRLRAESKGLQLRFEYAPLPQYVQTDENKLRQVLLNLLGNAIKFTSTGSVILRVKLADQITQAQTDTAIIPYSLFPTPHSLIFEVQDTGVGISPQEIGLLFKAFGQTEIGRKSQQGTGLGLAISRKYVQLMGGDITVRSQEGIGSIFTFQIDIGFAPTSQEPVRQIQRRVLGLAPEQTEYRILVVDDVLENRLVLVKLLQIKGFAVREAANGQEAITLWQVWQPHLIFMDMRMPVMDGYAATKVIKTRNEAAVFSHVHPIIIAITAHAFEEQRQAIISAGCDDLINKPFREEEIFTKIRQYLDVKYIYQEENQQIIHVMQPNYQPQIIHEDLLSWLSQMPDKWLANLHNAAAQCSDDLILELMSDIPIKNIIFQQYLTDLAHNFQFEKIMNLTKKYDKQDS; translated from the coding sequence ATGTATGATCAATCGATAAAAATTGTATTAATTGATGATCAACCTGAAGATTTAAATTTTTTATCTCAACTTCTTGAAGGTCAAAATTATCAGGTAGAAAAATTCACTGTGGCTAAACTGGCAATTGATGCAGTGCGAGAAACATTGCCTAATTTAATTTTACTTGACGTTCTCATGCCAGAAATGAATGGTTATGCAGTATGTCAATATCTCAAAGCTTATAAACAAACTCAAAATATTCCCATTATTTTTCTTAGTCCCATAGAAACTTTACAGGATAAAGAGAAATTCTTTAAATTACAGGCTGTTGACTATATTACTAAACCACTTTGTGCGCCAGAAATTTTAATTCGCGTGCAAAATTGCATTCATCTTCAAGGTCAGAAAAAGCCAGCTTTATCTTATTTTCAGCAGCAACCGTTGGCGCTAACACCAAAAGAAGATAAATCCACAGAACAAACTCTCAAACTACTTAATATTAAGCTGCGTAATCACAGTTTAGTATTAACAGAATTAGCTAAAAATCAGATATTGTATCAAGGTGATATCAAGGCAGCATTTGGAGAAATTACAGAAGCAGCTACTAAAAATTTGGAAATTGAACGAGCTAGTATCTGGTTATATAAGCAAAATGCAACTTTTATTGAGTGTATAGATTTATTTGAGCAAAGCCGTCATCAACATAGCGAAGGACGCACTTTAGCTGTAGTAGATTATCCGATTTATTTTCAAGCTTTGCAGCAAGAAGAAGTAATTGCTGTGGAGAATGTTCATACTGATCCTCGAACTAAAGAATTCTCTCAAACTTACTCAGCCTTGAACATTATTTCTATTCTCGCTATACCAATTAGATTAGCGGGAAAGACCGTGGGAGTTTTGTGTTTGGAGATGGTAGGAGTATTGCGTGAGTGGACATTAGAAGACCAAAATTTTGCTCGTTCTCTGACAAATTTAGCTTCTTTGGTACTGGAAGCACGGGAACGTCAACGAGCCGAAACTGCACGTCGAGCGTCTGAAGCCAAGTTAGCATCTGCTTTTAAAGCTTCTCCTGACCCAATTATCTTATGTACATTGCCAGAAATTCGCTACATCGAAGTTAATGATAGTTTTTGTCGGCTATTTGGTTATGCTCGTCACCAAGTGATTGGTCATACTGACCAAGAATTACAGATTTGGGCTAATTGTCAAGAAAGTATTTTTCTCACCCAAATTCTGCAACAAACAAAATCTCTCCGCAACTATGAAGTTGATTTCCGTACTGCAAATGAAGAAATCAAAACAATGTTGTTCAGTGCAGAAATAATCGAAATTGATGGGCAAAAATATGTTTTAGGCACAGCTAAAGACATTACTGAACGTAAACAGGCAGAAAATGAAAGCAGGTTACTGCTGTTAACATCTCAAGCTATTACCCGTGCAGTTGATGTGAATAGTGCTTTAAAAGTAGTGCTGCGTTTAATTTGTCATTCCATCAACTGGGATTTTGGTGAAGCATGGCTACCTAACGATGATGGTACAGTTTTAGAACACAGCTTAGTTTGGCATGGAGAGGATATTAGATTAGAGCAATTCTCACTAGTTAGTCAAACTGTTAAATTTGTTTTGGGTGAGGGACTACCAGGAAGGATTTGGGAAACTAAACAACCAGAATGGATTGAAAATGTTTCTGCTGCTGAACAACCAGTGTTTTTGCGATCGCCCCAAGCGGCCAAAGTAGGATTAAAAGCAGCTTTTGGTGTGCCAATTTTAGCTGATGGTGAAGTATTAGCAGTTTTAGTATTTTTTAAACGCAGTGCAGCATTAATAGATAAGCGTTTGCTCATGTTAGTCGGGGCTGTTGCTACCCAGTTGGGCAGTTTGATTCAGCGTAAAATGATCGAAGCTGCCCATAGACAAAGTGAAGAACGTTTACAACTTGCTCTAGAAGCTAGTGATTTGGGCTTGTGGGATTGGAATCTCAGCACTGGTGAAATCTATAGTGACTTGCAGTGGAAAAAAATGCTGGGGTATGAAGAAAATGGCGTTACAAATGTTTCGCAAGTTTTTGAGCAATATATCCATCCAGAAGACTTAGCAACAGTTACTACTGCTTTAGAAGCTCATTTTCAAGGTGTGAGTGCTGTTTATGAAGTTGAGTGTCGGATGGGCTGTGCTAATGGTGAATGGAAGTGGATTCAGTCTCGCGGGAAAATTGTCGAATGTGATGATTGGGGTCAGCCTTTGCGAATGATCGGAACTCATAAAGATATTACAGAACGCAAAACTTTAGAACGAGAATTGGCGTTGCGAGAAGCGCGGCTTAATGCCTTTTTTAGTAGTGTGCCTGTAGGGATGAATATACTAGATAAGCAATTGCGGTATGTGCAGATTAATCAAGTTTTAGCGGAAATTCATAACTTGTCTCAAGCTGAACATATTGGCAAGACGATATATGAAGTTATCCCCCAAATTGCACCTTTAGTAGCAGCATTTTATAAACATGTCTTATTAACTGGAGAACGAATTCTCAATGTAGAAATTTGTACACCCAAGCCCAAGCAACCAGAAACACTAGGTTATTTTTTGGCTTCGTATTTTCCCATTCCTGGCGAAGATAACTGTATTTCTGGTGTGGGTACAGTTGTAGTAGACATTAGCGATCGCAAACTGGCTGAACTGGCTTTGCAAGCAAGTCAGTTGCGCTACCAAACATTAGCCGAGACTTCACCTGTGGGAATATACCATACCGATAAATTTGGTAATTGCGTTTATCTGAATCAGCGTTGGTGTGAAATTACTGGTTTAAATCAATCAGAAGCTATGGGTACAGGCTGGGCTAAAGCTTTGCATCCAGATGACCGTGATCGCGTTTTTGCTACGTGGTATGAAGCAACAGCAGCTAAATCTCTATATAAATGTGAGCATCGGTTTCTGCGTCCTGATGGTACAAGTGTTTGGGTGATTTGCCAAGCCATACCCGAAATTGACGAAAATGGAGAAATTACTGGACACATAGGGACAATTACAGATATTACTGAGAGTAAACTAGCAGAAGCAGCCTTAAGGGAGAGCGCCGAACGAGAAAAAGCGATCGCCCAAGTAATTCAAAGAATGCGCCAGACTTTAGATTTAAACACAATCTTTGCTGCCACCACTGAAGAATTAAGACAAATACTTAATTGCGATCGAGTGGTTGTCTATCGTTTCAATGCCGATTGGAGTGGTGAATTTGTCTCAGAATCAATGAACGAAGGTTGGATTTCTCTAATGTTAGAACAGAGAACTGATCCCATCGTGACCAACAATGCTTTAGAAGATGGTCGATGTCTAGAAAAGATTTTAGAAAGTGCAGCTTATCCAATTCAAGATACTTATCTGCAAGCAAACCAAGGTGGTGTTTATAACCAAGATGCCAGTTTTCGTTGTGTTGCAGATATTTACAAAGCCGAGTTTGATTCTTGTTATATAGACTTATTAGAACGCTTCCAAGCAAAAGCTTATATTATTGTGCCAATTTTTTGCGGTAGCCAACTATGGGGATTACTAGCTAGTTATCAAAACTCTAGTCCTCGGCAATGGAAAACCGGAGAAATTAACATTGTCGTTCAAATTGGTAATCATTTAGGAGTTGCTTTACAACAAGCCGAACTGTTAGCACAAACCCAAAGACAATCACAAGCATTACAAGCAGCGGTGATTACTGCTGATGCTGCTAACAAAGCCAAAAGCGAATTTCTTGCCAATATGAGTCACGAATTACGCACACCACTGAACGCAATTCTTGGCTTTACGCAAATTATGAGCTATGACCATGAACTGTCAAAAGAACATCAACAGAACCTAGCAATTATCAATCGTGCAGGCGAACATCTGCTCAACTTAATCAACGACATCTTAGAAATGTCTAAAATTGAAGCAGGCAAAACCACATTAAACATCAGTAGTTTTAACTTAATTTCTTTATTAGAAAACCTCGAAGAAATGTTGCGTTTGCGTGCAGAATCCAAAGGTTTACAACTGCGATTTGAATATGCACCACTACCACAATATGTGCAAACAGACGAGAACAAACTACGACAAGTTTTACTCAACCTTTTAGGCAATGCAATTAAATTTACCTCTACAGGCAGTGTAATTCTGCGTGTCAAATTAGCAGATCAAATAACTCAAGCACAAACAGACACAGCGATTATTCCCTACTCCTTATTCCCCACTCCCCATTCCCTGATTTTTGAGGTACAAGATACAGGTGTTGGCATTTCTCCACAAGAAATTGGCTTGTTGTTTAAAGCCTTTGGACAAACGGAAATCGGTCGCAAGTCTCAACAAGGAACTGGACTAGGTTTAGCCATTAGTCGGAAATATGTGCAATTGATGGGGGGTGATATAACTGTCCGCAGTCAAGAAGGTATTGGTAGTATTTTCACTTTTCAGATTGATATTGGTTTTGCCCCAACTAGTCAAGAGCCAGTTAGACAAATTCAACGCCGAGTTCTGGGTTTAGCACCAGAACAAACAGAGTATCGAATTTTGGTTGTCGATGATGTTTTAGAAAACCGTCTAGTATTGGTTAAATTGCTGCAAATCAAGGGTTTTGCAGTACGTGAAGCCGCAAATGGTCAGGAAGCTATAACTCTGTGGCAAGTATGGCAACCACATCTAATTTTTATGGATATGCGTATGCCTGTTATGGATGGCTATGCCGCTACAAAAGTGATTAAAACGAGAAATGAAGCAGCAGTTTTTTCTCATGTTCATCCTATTATTATTGCTATAACTGCCCATGCTTTTGAGGAACAAAGACAAGCTATCATCTCAGCAGGCTGTGATGATTTAATTAACAAGCCTTTCCGAGAAGAAGAAATATTCACAAAGATTCGCCAATATTTAGATGTCAAATATATTTATCAGGAAGAAAATCAACAAATTATTCATGTAATGCAGCCAAATTATCAGCCTCAGATTATCCATGAAGATTTATTGTCTTGGTTATCTCAAATGCCAGATAAATGGCTGGCAAATTTACACAATGCTGCGGCTCAATGCAGTGATGATCTAATTTTAGAATTAATGTCAGATATTCCTATCAAAAATATAATTTTTCAACAATATTTAACCGATTTAGCTCATAATTTCCAGTTTGAAAAAATTATGAATTTAACCAAAAAGTATGATAAACAAGATAGTTAG